Proteins encoded within one genomic window of Vicinamibacterales bacterium:
- a CDS encoding PQQ-binding-like beta-propeller repeat protein: MMKQLRCDCGVLALALLGVPAVCSAQLTGVEGGEWRYLGGDAGSTRSAPLLNQIDASNFSDLEVAWIWQGHNSGGGVEYTSRSTPVFVDGVLFTVTGQRRQVVAIDAATGERLWTFREPETMRYLRSPRTDFGKGVAYAEVDGRGVIYITTPAFFLWALDAKTGRPLENWGAPVSLEGFSEGGVL; encoded by the coding sequence ATGATGAAGCAACTTCGATGCGATTGTGGTGTCCTAGCCTTGGCGCTCTTGGGAGTTCCTGCCGTGTGCTCTGCGCAGTTGACTGGCGTTGAGGGCGGGGAGTGGCGCTACTTGGGCGGTGATGCGGGGAGTACCAGGTCTGCTCCGCTACTGAATCAGATCGACGCCTCAAATTTTTCGGATCTGGAAGTCGCCTGGATCTGGCAAGGGCATAACTCAGGTGGGGGTGTCGAGTATACCTCTCGGTCCACGCCGGTCTTTGTGGATGGTGTGCTTTTCACGGTCACCGGTCAGCGGCGGCAGGTAGTGGCGATCGACGCCGCTACTGGCGAGAGGCTTTGGACTTTTCGCGAGCCGGAGACGATGAGGTATTTACGTTCACCGAGGACAGATTTTGGAAAGGGTGTCGCTTACGCTGAGGTGGATGGACGGGGTGTGATTTACATCACGACGCCAGCCTTTTTTCTGTGGGCACTCGACGCCAAGACCGGTCGGCCTCTGGAGAACTGGGGTGCCCCCGTATCGTTGGAAGGTTTTTCCGAAGGAGGTGTCCTT
- a CDS encoding penicillin-binding transpeptidase domain-containing protein produces the protein MTRRHACFSGLAGIALAMVSVPTDALQNAPTPGEDAGIAQIFAQHDLNGTIVLASTSSNQRFIHNAPRATREFSPASTFKIMNTLIALEEGVANNKDEMFIWDGAQHSIQTWNRNHSLKSAFRVSCVWCYQLLAKKIGAKQYKHYLTLSEYGDLDNNFSSTEFWLDGSLRISAVDQVGFIRQVIERSSPFSDSSYEELRNIMLMEETANYKLRFKTGWNGSIGWIVGYVQTRDDSWVFALNGDVEKVSKMSLLPGVIKDIFREKGIV, from the coding sequence ATGACTAGACGACACGCCTGTTTCAGCGGCCTCGCGGGTATTGCGCTTGCGATGGTGAGTGTGCCGACTGATGCGCTGCAGAACGCCCCGACCCCAGGAGAAGATGCGGGTATTGCTCAAATCTTTGCCCAACACGACTTGAATGGGACCATCGTGCTTGCCTCGACGAGTTCCAACCAACGCTTCATACATAATGCCCCTCGTGCTACGAGGGAATTCTCTCCAGCGTCTACTTTTAAAATCATGAATACCTTAATTGCGCTGGAGGAGGGAGTTGCAAATAACAAAGATGAAATGTTTATTTGGGATGGTGCTCAGCACTCAATTCAAACTTGGAACAGAAACCATTCCTTAAAAAGTGCCTTCAGGGTCTCCTGTGTTTGGTGTTATCAGTTATTGGCAAAGAAGATTGGTGCGAAACAATATAAGCATTACTTAACTCTTTCCGAATATGGTGATTTGGATAACAACTTTAGTTCGACTGAATTTTGGCTTGATGGTTCTTTGAGAATTAGCGCAGTAGACCAAGTTGGTTTCATTAGACAGGTTATTGAACGAAGCTCCCCATTTTCTGATTCTTCCTATGAAGAATTACGCAACATTATGCTGATGGAAGAGACGGCCAACTACAAATTACGGTTTAAGACTGGATGGAATGGCTCAATTGGTTGGATTGTCGGATATGTTCAAACCAGAGATGATTCTTGGGTATTCGCACTCAATGGTGACGTGGAGAAGGTGAGTAAAATGTCTCTCCTCCCAGGGGTGATAAAAGACATTTTTCGAGAGAAGGGGATTGTTTAA
- a CDS encoding tetratricopeptide repeat protein, whose protein sequence is MMKGFKFLFLANLSVVFVYSMAMYASQEPTPTEVTEIRALAEQGDAEAQNQLGSWYYAGRGVAKDDIEAARWIGLAADQGHVPAQYNLGLLYFRNRGVDGNDAEAAKWYRRAAEQGYAPAQGALGYMLAYGAGVEENAVMAYMWLELARNGATDEFTRRLYAQQRYELAQRMVPAEITEATRLAQEWVAARSRQQ, encoded by the coding sequence ATGATGAAAGGCTTTAAGTTCCTCTTTTTGGCGAATCTGTCTGTGGTGTTTGTGTACTCGATGGCGATGTACGCTAGCCAAGAGCCGACACCTACAGAGGTCACTGAAATCCGGGCGCTGGCCGAGCAAGGAGATGCCGAGGCGCAGAACCAGCTCGGTAGTTGGTACTACGCAGGGCGAGGTGTAGCGAAGGATGACATTGAGGCAGCGCGATGGATTGGCCTGGCGGCTGACCAAGGTCATGTTCCAGCACAATACAACCTCGGTCTGTTGTATTTCAGGAATCGTGGCGTGGACGGTAATGATGCCGAGGCTGCAAAGTGGTACCGGCGGGCGGCTGAGCAGGGCTACGCACCAGCTCAGGGAGCCCTCGGGTACATGTTGGCCTATGGAGCCGGGGTTGAGGAGAACGCCGTCATGGCCTATATGTGGCTCGAGCTCGCTCGGAACGGTGCGACGGATGAATTCACACGGAGGCTGTATGCCCAGCAGCGCTACGAACTCGCGCAGCGTATGGTGCCCGCCGAGATTACCGAAGCAACCCGGCTCGCCCAGGAATGGGTAGCTGCTCGTTCGCGGCAGCAATAA
- a CDS encoding DUF1330 domain-containing protein → MPKGYLVGHFTLTDKARFMGEYGTKIVAILEECGGKVLVRGGPVGYREGESADIEIVVEFPDSEAAQRCLQSEPYRAIKAGRTDNSTGRLVIVDGV, encoded by the coding sequence ATGCCAAAGGGTTACTTAGTTGGACACTTCACCTTGACCGATAAGGCACGGTTCATGGGCGAGTATGGAACCAAAATTGTAGCCATTCTTGAGGAATGCGGTGGAAAGGTCCTTGTTCGCGGTGGTCCGGTGGGTTACCGGGAAGGTGAATCAGCGGACATTGAAATTGTGGTCGAATTTCCAGATAGTGAGGCAGCACAACGGTGTCTTCAAAGCGAGCCTTATCGAGCGATCAAGGCCGGGCGAACCGACAACAGCACCGGACGGCTCGTGATTGTGGACGGAGTGTAA
- a CDS encoding tetratricopeptide repeat protein, translating to MTGYHAGPIARLLSVFMILGVASCASQESTDLFLTPEEIVEQEITELRTRADQGDAAAQYLLGWRYINRRGVEKNDVEAVRLWTQAADQGNLSAQLTLAVRYDNGEGVVQDQAEAVRWYLLAADQGHVGAQVILGGRYANGRGVERDDVVAVEWYRKAAEQGNVRAQYSLGAMYETGQGISQDNVQAYLWYDLAASHPSVEQEQSIKNRDIVVTQMTPEELAEAQRLVREWRGGDES from the coding sequence ATGACGGGTTACCACGCAGGTCCCATCGCCCGCCTCCTTTCCGTTTTCATGATTCTTGGTGTCGCCTCGTGTGCTTCACAAGAGTCTACAGACCTGTTCCTGACGCCAGAGGAAATTGTTGAGCAAGAAATTACTGAACTTCGTACACGAGCGGACCAGGGTGATGCTGCTGCCCAGTACCTTCTTGGGTGGAGATATATCAATCGTCGGGGCGTCGAGAAGAATGATGTTGAGGCAGTCCGGTTGTGGACGCAGGCGGCCGACCAAGGCAACCTTTCGGCGCAACTCACACTGGCCGTCAGGTACGATAACGGTGAAGGTGTTGTGCAGGACCAAGCGGAAGCAGTGAGGTGGTACCTACTAGCGGCCGACCAAGGCCACGTGGGAGCTCAGGTCATCTTGGGAGGAAGATATGCAAACGGTCGAGGCGTTGAGAGGGACGATGTAGTGGCGGTTGAGTGGTATCGGAAGGCTGCTGAGCAGGGCAACGTTCGTGCCCAGTATTCCCTTGGGGCCATGTATGAGACCGGTCAGGGTATCAGTCAGGACAATGTGCAGGCATATCTATGGTACGATCTCGCTGCGTCTCATCCATCCGTCGAGCAGGAGCAATCAATTAAGAATCGTGACATCGTGGTGACCCAGATGACTCCTGAGGAACTTGCGGAGGCTCAACGCCTTGTCCGAGAGTGGCGTGGAGGGGATGAGTCCTAG